The following proteins are encoded in a genomic region of alpha proteobacterium U9-1i:
- a CDS encoding conjugative transfer protein TrbG, protein MIRTSILFAALATVLAFPTLADAQTTRARAVAPLTALAEANADARRRPDPAHFSDATQLYDYAPGAIYEVYGAPGFISTVLLEPGEAIVTVAAGDTTRWMVEEATGGDMANPRAMLLLKPTRSNIRTNIVLVTDRRTYSIEAIAISGQTYSAQTAWRYASDAELAGGPNAFDNFNFNYRIQTVRGFAPRWRPVRVFDDGAKTYVEFPPTIATSEAPPLFITESGEAALVNYRVSGNRYVVDRLFDQAELRLGAERPIIVRISREGAPRPPTSQPRRGRHP, encoded by the coding sequence ATGATCCGAACCTCAATTCTCTTCGCGGCGCTCGCGACCGTCCTTGCCTTCCCAACCCTCGCGGATGCGCAGACAACCCGCGCCCGCGCGGTCGCGCCGCTGACAGCGCTCGCTGAAGCCAACGCAGATGCGCGCCGCCGACCTGATCCCGCGCACTTCAGCGACGCCACCCAGCTCTACGACTACGCGCCAGGCGCCATTTACGAAGTCTATGGTGCGCCCGGCTTCATCTCGACGGTCTTGCTGGAACCCGGCGAAGCCATCGTCACGGTCGCCGCCGGCGACACCACACGCTGGATGGTGGAAGAAGCCACCGGCGGCGACATGGCCAATCCCCGCGCGATGCTGCTCCTCAAACCCACGCGCTCTAACATCCGCACCAACATAGTCCTGGTCACCGATCGCCGCACCTATTCGATCGAGGCCATCGCCATCAGCGGCCAAACCTATTCGGCGCAGACCGCGTGGCGATATGCATCCGATGCAGAACTTGCGGGCGGACCAAATGCCTTCGACAATTTCAATTTCAACTATCGCATCCAAACCGTGCGCGGCTTCGCGCCGCGCTGGCGGCCGGTGCGTGTGTTCGATGACGGCGCCAAAACATACGTTGAGTTTCCGCCGACTATTGCCACCAGCGAAGCGCCGCCACTCTTTATCACCGAGAGCGGAGAAGCGGCGCTCGTCAATTATCGCGTGTCCGGCAACCGCTACGTCGTCGATCGGCTCTTCGATCAGGCCGAACTGCGGCTCGGCGCCGAGCGTCCCATCATCGTGCGCATCAGCCGCGAGGGCGCTCCGCGACCGCCGACGTCGCAACCCCGGCGTGGGAGACATCCATGA